cctgattaaaaagaaagaaagaaactccaagtacttcatgtgacctgcgtattcacagcgagcacaaatggaaatgctgattaacacgcggcagtctcctagtttgatccattctgggactatattctgacggagcactgctacatgcgcacagagatcacgccgcacctgaaaacacacaccgtcaacataccagcatggctaggctgctgagaactgtccaacagacagcgcgtcgcttgacacagttttcaatgcgcgctctctGTCCGCTGTTCTCTGCATTTGTGAAACCTCATTGTCCCCGAGTGCAggctggtggaggaggtgaagcaAAAGTGTGCTGGCATCCAGCTGCAGAACGAGGATGTGTACATGGCCACCACCTTCCAGGACTTCATCCAGATGTTTGTCCGCAAGCTGAGGGGAGAGGACCAGGAAGAGGAGCTGGTTGTCGACTACGTGAGTATCAACACCAGATTGTACTGCATCAGAAAGTCAAGCAGTAAAATCttattgattcattcatttGTATTAAGACAAAGAAAGAAGTGAACAACATGACAGTGAAAATGCCACACCAGTGTTTCATCAATGGCAAGTTTGAGGACGCGGAAAACGGCAAGACCTACAACACCATCAATCCAACTGACGGATCtgtgagtcacatgaccacacacGATACCATGCTTACATGAATGCAGACAGGACAGCATTCTGACCATAGTGTTGACCATCCAGGTGATCTGTAAGGTGTCCTATGCCTCTGTTGGGGATGTGGACCGGGCAGTGGCTGCTGCCAAAGAAGCTTATGATAATGGTCCATGGGGGAAAATGAACCCCAGAGACAGAGGAAGTCTGTTATATAAGTGAGTAGCTCCACCTGGAGGTCCAGAGTAACAGCACTACTGTGGTTTCTATAGTATGACTATATCATAATTAATTCACAAATAGTCCATGACAGAATATACAAATCTTAATTACACTGTTCTCTCAGGATTGCAGACCTGATGGAGGAACACCAGGAGGAGCTCGCCACCATCGAGTCCATCGATTCAGGAGCCGTGTACACACTGGCCCTCAAGACTCACGTCGGCATGTCCATCCAGACCTTCCGCTACTTTGCTGGCTGGTGTGATAAGATCCAAGTAATGTCCAACAGGTTGTCTCTCTTAGAAGGACACAAGCTGATGCTTTAGAAACATACGTCTATAGAAAAATGCATCCTGCTGTTTACTGCAGGGCAAGACCATCCCCATAAACCAGGCCAGGCCCAACCGCAATCTGACCTTCACCAAGAAGGAACCTCTGGGGTAAAGTTCTGCATTTAACCTCTTAGATGTCAACTGATGCTTGTCCATCAATCATTGACTGTAAATGAAGATGGACGAGTCTTCAGtgacatttcactttttttatttagtttctgtttAAATTTGTTCACAAATAAATGGTTTGCACTAACAagattatatttttattattattattattattttgagttctctctctctctcttctctgctctgtttagATAGAGGTGCAAGACTTCATGCTACAGTGAACCATGTGTGTCTGAATGCAGAACTGTGTGGGTTTTTtctttcacagtgtgtgtgccatAGTCATCCCATGGAACTACCCTCTCATGATGCTGGCGTGGAAGAGTGCAGCCTGCCTGGCAGCAGGAAACACACTGGTTCTTAAACCAGCACAGGTGAGCGCACACAGTCAAATGGGTTAAAGAGGAGTTAACACACTGCCTGACTGACTGGTTAGCATAATATAAAAGATGTATTATTTATCTCTAAAACAGGTTAAAAAGTAAATGAAGTAGTATTAAAATAATTGCaaccagtgacatcactggttGGTGTGAAAGTCTAAGTAAGCGAAGTCATCAGTGGATTGGATTACTGCTGCTGGATGCAGTGATAAATTCTTTTAGTCAGCAACCAATACTGTCATGCCTTGTCTCTTAAGTGGTGAGTATTCCATTGGCTATCAGTGTTGAAACAAGACAGAACCTTCTTGTTAGCCTAACACGTATAGTGACCACTGTGTACAGACCATCTGAATCAATaagctgttagcatttagcagtgATGTGGCGTTATGAAAAAAGGGCACCCTGATCAGAAGCCTTCAGTCTTTGAGAATATTGTCTTATATGTCCACAGTGTGTCTCACTATTTTGTGTCCCCCCAGCTTACCCCCTCATTGTGATATTCGCAGGTCACTCCACTGACAGCACTGAAATTTGCTGAGCTATCTGTTAAAGCTGGAATCCCAAAAGGAGTCATCAACATCTTGCCTGGCTCTGGTAAGAAGCACTAGGAGAATCCAAATACTCTAATGTAAAGTCTctacagtgttgttgtgttgctatGCAGGGATCTGACTTTTTTCACCTCCTCCAGGTGGCATGGTGGGACAACGTCTGTCCGACCACCCAGACATCCGGAAGCTGGGCTTCACCGGCTCCACACCTATTGGCAAACAGATCATGAAGAGGTCAGCCCTGACAGATCTTTGTGTATGGCTTCAGATAACGGCTGCATGTTGCTTCATGTTtattctctctgtgtttcctcttgCAGCTGTGCACTCAGTAACCTGAAGAAGGTTTCTCTGGAGTTGGGGGGGAAATCTCCTCTCATCATCTTCAGTGACTGTGATATGGACAAGGCTGTCCGCATGGTGAGAAAGTATCCTTACACACTTGATATTTAGTATTTATCACTGTTTGAAATCTGTTGTCTAGATTGTTCTATTTTTTGAGGAGCtaaatatttgtgtgtctgtgtgtggtgctcCACAGGGCATGAGCTCTGTGTTTTTCAACAAGGGGGAGAACTGTATCGCTGCAGGTCGTCTGTTTGTAGAAGAGTCAATACATGATGAGTTCATCAGCCGAGTGGTGAGTTAAAACACTGGtgcctacatttcccataatgcaccaGGATTGTGTCAGTtcaaaccaagcggcaaccttcggggctcaaagttgaagcccatgcggaagtgtcaaaacttgtaattcacgccgcaactgctgggggctggctccaaaagcgagtaatttcccatagactcccatgttaaaatggccgacttcacagcagaaaaaaacatgtttacagcctggtacaaaaaaccactctggtctcagatgataggttctcttctagtgtcaattgtagggggggtgaatttttttacaactcacttgtttcaatggtattctgacttaaaattacgcataattatgggcgttgccacttgagtgacagacagttgacgtatcacaacgtgagtttcctgcttccacgatcgcccgcccccctaaaccccgctggtgctccccctttttgtccatatttgaagttttggcggacgtgacgctgccaacatggcggcggtcatcaacgtcctggaacctcccaccgagcctcagaacggctcttcagaaacaaacgggtgacgtcacggaagctctgtccatagtttttactgtcaatggttcaaacaagtcaaacacaaacaacatgtcAACTAAACCTGTAGGGTTTCTGTTTCTCCACCCTCTCCCACTAAGGTGGAGGAAATCAAGAAGATGAAGATCGGAGACCCCCTGGACCGCTCAACAGACCACGGCCCACAGAACCACAGAGCCCACCTGGACAAGCTGCTGGAGTACTGCGAGgtgggagtgaaggagggagccACACTGGTGTATGGAGGAAATCAAGTGGACAGACCAGGTAGAACACACACTGGGGGAAACACCTCCTACACTTTTCACAGCATAATAAGCTACGTGCTAATATTTTGAATAAATATTACCTCCAACTGCAGGTtagcaaaactaaaaatattttgAATATTATACGTTGTTAGAGGCCTTGCCTTTTTattgaagcacaacacacaagagaATTCTGGTCCTTTTCCTTCAGGGTTCTTCATGGAGCCCACTGTGTTCACCGATGTGGAGGACCACATGTTCATCGCCAAAGAGGAGTCCTTTGGCCccgtcatggtggtgtccaaaTTCAAAGATGGGTAAGTTAGATGCAAATAGCATCATTATGTAGCACTGTGCTGTGTCTTTGGGATATGTCAATGAGCATCCTAAGCCccgcctcttttttttctcctccgtTCATCAGAGATGTGGACGGTGTCCTGCAGAGAGCTAATGACACAGAGTTCGGCTTGGCCTCGGGCGTGTTCACCCGTGACATTAACAAGGCCATGTATGTGAGCGAGCGGCTGGAGGCTGGAACCGTGTTTGTAAACACCTACAACAAGACCGATGTGGCCTCACCTTTCGGGGGATTCAAGCAGTCCGGCTTTGGCAAAGACCTCGGTGGGTATAAACCTTGTCATAAGGCTTCCTGACCCAAGGGCTCCATTCTCAGCCCATTGTTCTTTAATGCATTCACATTTTCTTCTCCACAGGTGAGGATGCCCTCATGGAATACCTCAAGACCAAAGCAGTGACAGTGGAGTACTGAGGCTCAGACTCTcccagtgacctctgacccacGTCTGTATGGAAAAGgaactctgtgtctgtttcttctGGACATTGTGTGCGTGGCTGGGCGTGAGTGTGGGTGACAGGGGAGCTTGTTTGGAGATTTTGGTCACAGGTTGGACGACGTGCCTGACTTTTGTCTCTGAAAATTCACACTTAGCTTGGACATGTGTTTACCCACCTGGATGTACACTACACATGTATGTCAAAGTTTGTCAGTTGCCGCTTAGCCTGATGGGAGCTGCTACTCATCATTTCCTCCTGACTCTCATTGTCTTTTGTTTCAAATCAATAGAAGTCATGTCTTTTGTTCACAGGATGCTGTCTCCACCATTCCTTTAACATTGTACCTCATCTTTCTTTTGGAGCTTTCAGGTTGCCATGTACTGTAGTAGGAAATAGACATGTGTCTTTTTTAGATTTCTACATGAATGCCATAATGATGCTATGTGTGTATGGATGCTCTTATGATATGGGACATCAATGGCCCTAGTTCCATGGGATGGGTCATCAGTTCTTAACAACAGCATATTTGTCAGAAGCAGTGCTCAGAGCTCGTAATGCggatttgtttctgtttttacaagGATGTGGAGGATGATGTCTTAATTTTTATGTGCACACAAATGCATCTGCTGTTGTAAAACGCCATATTTCATTACAGTATTTAaattacaattattattttatctcCATTACATGACATGTCCTATCTGTAGACATTCACTTCCCTTGTCAAATTTGactttatttgtaaatattttataacaGAAGAGAGGAAATAAAGGTCATTTGGTATATTTTTAACATTGTATTTGACAGAGGAAGACACTAAATTGTATTTGTTAAAGACACACCAGCTAGATGTTTTTATGCGTCACATTAATGTGATAaagttgtgttttatatttgtccttTATTGTCAGTGAAGGCAGCAAGGGCTAtgaagtgttttctttctcacTGTTAAAGGAAAAGGTGAGAGCTGTCCCACCAATAAACAGTGTCTTCAGTCACAGTGATAAAGAAGCTTCGAGCACCTTgtcaatttgtgtgtgtgtgtcagtcatggAGAAAGAACCCAGTATACCTTATGCTCCCTTCCTTCaaattatgttttcttcttttgcagcaGGCAGCAAAGTCAGTGATGGAAAAATAATTTATTGAAATAAGTGATCAATTTGTAGCATTACTAAGGCCCGAATGAAACATTacaaaacatctttaaatgATTATATTGGGCACCAGCAATTAAGCTCTGGTcaaacacacattattatttaatctttctctaaaaatgtataaaaaataaataaatcaataaaataaaagagaaaacctGAACCTTTAAGAGTGGTTTTAtcagaaataatgaaaaaagaGGGGTCCAAGCTGATGTTTTAATGAGAGAGATCAAATACCTCCACTGCTCTTGCACATCCACATTTAAGGAGCAATTACCGGTAGGTATGAATATTTAAACCTGCTCTCCctgcaccactgagctccactCCTTGGGTTAATTTTGTGTTCTGTGGTACTGAGTTAGAACTCTGCTGGGTTATAATGTCCACTTACTTCATATTCAGAGCAAAGAGTaagaaatttttatttttattttttttaccatcacAACTTATCACAGGAAGTCGAATAAAAGCTAAACTCGCTTCCATTCAGTGTTTGTATGAATTTATACTTTATAGTGCACTAAAACAACAACTACACTACACTTATCCTAGTATTCACATCCAGATCATGTAGTACATTATGTCTTCCTACATCTACCCTCTGACTGTCTGCATACTAGACTCGCACTTTAAGTACAAAGTTTAAAGCAGTCCTGACATCAGTCCTCTGGAGGTTTCTGCATGAACACACTGTGGCACCACCACTTTCAGCTTCTCTGATGATCTCATCCTCCATCATGGTTGGAGGTTTATGTTCAAAGAATCATCTcatacagtgagtgtgtgactcCCATAATTTTAACAAACATCTGTATGTCACCTAGTTATGTCTACATCCAtaaagaagaaagcagcagtgaaacagTAAAGTTTACACTTTATGATGTTTATTTTCGATTTCATTTAGTTTCTATTGTGTATTGAGATACTGCTGGGACAGCCTCACTCAGTGTTAAGTGACTGTGAGGCTGTTGTGTCAGGATTGTGGTatctatctctgtctctctccagtTTTCAGCTCTTACCGTCTCTCAGCTTTGCCTGAAATGAAAAGCAGGAGAAACTTTAAGTTTGGAATCCATTCGTGCATCTTCACCTCACTCAGACATTTTGTACATTAGCATGTCAAAACCAGTAAACTGCTCATATGAAGTGTCCACCTCCATCTGAAGGACCAGGGACTTGTTGGAGGAATATATAAGAACAAATAgaaacaaaattaaaacaatATGACTTACATACAttccaaaaaaataacaagcacATTATACTGTGAGGTGTCCCTTTGGATTGCACCAGAAAGTATTAGGACTGGTCTGGTCAGTCGTTATCTCCTGGAATAACATGGCTCTGAGGATGAAGAGTCATAAGTCTGGAGTCTTTGTCATCCTTATTGGTTCATTCTTAGCAGATTGGTATTTCAAGTTTCAAACTTGTTATCTAAACCTGCCACttgttatttcattttattttatacttactatatattatttttattgtattactTAAATTCTGTTAAATTGTATTCTGCTTTATTCTTTTTtgatatatattgtatattgtgTCTTATGTATTGCTAATTCTGCCGTTAGGCTGTATGTGGGTGCTGGGTGTTGGTGGTTTTGAGGCTGTAACAAGAATTTTCTACAAAGGTTCAATAGAGAATCAGTAGAGCTGCTTTGCTCTAAAGGTCTTGGGAAAATGAATAGACTCATTAAATATATTTGAGACCTTGCAAGCAATGTTATAGGtatctttatttaatttttaatagtGAAGATGTGTCATATCAGACATCacatttgttgtcattttttatgGTTAGTGTCTAAGTAAAGATATGTCGTGTTTCTTTAAAATTCCCACAATGCCTTGCAGTATCAGCTGTCAGCGTCCCGtaacagatttgaaaatatatttagcCTCCATCAATAAATTTAAACTAACTAATAAGGAATTATTCAAAACGATTGCACTTATTGAAAAATGTAATATCGCTGTAACTTAGCAGAccctttgctttattttatttgttgtccATATGTATGTTCGTATGTGTAAATTGTAAATGGCAAtgttataaataaagatttaaaaaaaaaactgtcagcgTCCCTCTTCCGGGTTTCCCCAAGCCGCTTCCACGTGAGCTATATAACTTACTACAGTAATGTCAACAAACCCTGTCATTTTAAATGGAGCGGAGGATGAAGAGTATCGAGCCTTCGTGGTTCTACACGCCGGAGCCCTGCAGTCTTCCGGGATCCCCGAAACCTACTGGAGGAGCCTGCATCACAAAATCACCAACGAGGTCTGCCTCTGCTAGCTAACATCCACAGACACTATCACACATGTAGTCGTGATATGAAGTGTACCACAACACAAAAAGGCTTTGTATATGCTAAATGAAAACTGTAATTGAACGACATTAGCGTGCTATTACGTAAAGGACAGTTAGGAGGAAGCTTGTGCTGActaaaaaaagttattttaaaattctctttgATTtttacagatatatatataagacAGATGCTACAAATTGTACTAACTGTACACGTTCCAAGAAAGAATTCGACATTCGACTCAGGTACCAGTCGGCCTACTTCTTAGTGAATTTGGAGAATTAGTTTCTCGTGCCCAGTAAAGTACGAGTTGTATGTATTGTAAGCAAATGGAACACTGCATAAGGCACGATGCTGGAGGAATTGACACTTAAGgcttgttgtgacctgatctggtcgccccggattcccagactccgtccccgatgcacagaacattgaatgaaaaccagtactgatccgtttcagtttcgcctttatataaagggagaatgcacagctcaatacagacccctcgatctgctccagcagctgaccatttgcattctgtctgtcccatgcattaggctcgttttattaatcttacaacaaggtgtggttacatttacatagaaaggcataaaaggtaatgtttttcagtgaaacatgcatattcaataatcataaggtggagggcgtatacgaaacttaaaagacattgaagttctccactcacatctttgatgtgagtgtgtgtgtgtattctcacaggtcctcctgctacgaccttgagtatatcttatctctttggcaagcttgtgttttcatctttggggtcaactaaggggtttgcagttcgaatttctagactaaccattaaacatcagaatactttatggcctcagtcagaggtctcgatctatgagcaaccatacacttttaccatatgtgcaaacaaacatatattttgaccaggtttgaccatatatttccacaattcccccttttggactctactaagagtccaacactcagaaatataaggaaaaagaaataataaacggtcacatcagcaaataggaaaacactgtgtgtaatcaaacaaaactatgagtaaaagtgacatctatatgtaacaacactgtgagtaaatgtccaaacacctggtgtgtgtgtatgcgtgtcaaaaccataaatgaaggtgcaaaaaagaaaaactctgtgaagaatgtagtgtattaaaaaacatatcatgtgagtacataaaacgaaacatgttatacatcatagtatgtgggggtattttaatcggtcggtctttcaccgttcccgcccccagatactcctaacagctcaaatataatgacaattgtcagttagaatgtacaaaattgtgtttttatcagttcatgtatgtgttcctgtccgtctgcctcatcgtccagcgccccgcctggttctctggtcctctcatcctcaggatgtgtcttctttcttcagaTCACTGGGGTAGACTACCCAGGacccttgatctctgtcaggggattattctgccccttttgtgacaggatctgtgtctgaatcagccgattcagacttctgcgccctcagatcagcgtggacgtcctgtagagatcattgaggctcctctgcagctgtgcactggctccagtggaaccaggtgtccccctttcctctcagccgaaccgcgtgagaggtgcgttccgtcacctgatagggacctgtccacctcggctccgaccacttccttttatcaccttcaggaggacccactcggctgtgtgtggctccttctggactcaccatctctcctttgtcctgtaatacaaattctaacaccaaagcttcaaattcattatattatggtttatattaataccatactgcatacttcttcagtctcagccggccagctggtccaggaaactgtcgacctgtaagaagctcatagggtgtggattatatggcgttattaccagaacatcaatacaatagataatacttgaacccatataaatttggtctgtgcacagattttagcctatttttgttttaggtttgattcatcctttccacctttccttgagattgtgaatgataaacagtaccaaaagcatgcttcttttttttttcggaaaaccatgtctagggatgtaggtgttaatcagaaatttaatgacagtttgtctcgacaccccacatggcctaccccatgcgcttcctccatggcagtctgtctcagtccaggtggcagtatggggcgtccgtcaggccctctccatactcctcctgtgtcagtcgcccctctagctttccacagtgttttttcctgtggagaggctttgttttgcaattgcatcaaatcagtccaatcaacagggggaggcaagtctgtttctgaacacataaaaatcattcgctcaacataccctgctgcctgttttgctgcctgatctgctgcattgtttcctcttgtgaccctgtccgttcctgctccatgacctttgcacttaatcacagccactttgctaggcaacaacagagcttcagcaagctctctcatttcagcctcatgccgtataggtttgttagttgcagtgagaaaacctgctctcagccattgccctaattccacatgcactgctcctgccacatatgctgagtcagtaaaaacattgatgtcctgtccttgacctatctttagtgcctcaatcactgccctcacctcggctctctgcgctgactgctgtccctccagtctttctgctttcagtgttctcatttcttcccctgtgtcttcaacaactgcgtatgctgctctgagtccttctgtgtcatgtctaaaac
This region of Parambassis ranga chromosome 2, fParRan2.1, whole genome shotgun sequence genomic DNA includes:
- the aldh1l2 gene encoding mitochondrial 10-formyltetrahydrofolate dehydrogenase isoform X2, whose amino-acid sequence is MLWTASQVLRKFSTSSQCYQNKLKLAIIGQSLFGQEVYSNLRKQGHKVVGVFTVPDKDGKADPLAVAAEKDGTPVFKFPRWRVKGKPIPEVVEAYKAVGAELNVMPFCSQFIPMNIIDQPKHGSIIYHPSILPLHRGASAINWTLIHGDKKAGFTVFWADDGLDTGPILLQRDCDVEPNDTVDTLYNRFLFPEGIKAMVESVQLIADGKAPKVPQTEEGASYEGIQKKSNAKVNLAQPAEAIHNWIRGHDKVPGAWTVIDGQPVTLYGSSMLARSVPAGQPLDIEGASQPGIVTKNGLVLYGTDGKALMVKNLQFEDGKMIPASKYFSSGESSSVELTDDEKKMAEEIRNIWKGILSNVPAVEDTTDFFKSGAASMDVVRLVEEVKQKCAGIQLQNEDVYMATTFQDFIQMFVRKLRGEDQEEELVVDYTKKEVNNMTVKMPHQCFINGKFEDAENGKTYNTINPTDGSVICKVSYASVGDVDRAVAAAKEAYDNGPWGKMNPRDRGSLLYKIADLMEEHQEELATIESIDSGAVYTLALKTHVGMSIQTFRYFAGWCDKIQGKTIPINQARPNRNLTFTKKEPLGVCAIVIPWNYPLMMLAWKSAACLAAGNTLVLKPAQVTPLTALKFAELSVKAGIPKGVINILPGSGGMVGQRLSDHPDIRKLGFTGSTPIGKQIMKSCALSNLKKVSLELGGKSPLIIFSDCDMDKAVRMGMSSVFFNKGENCIAAGRLFVEESIHDEFISRVVEEIKKMKIGDPLDRSTDHGPQNHRAHLDKLLEYCEVGVKEGATLVYGGNQVDRPGFFMEPTVFTDVEDHMFIAKEESFGPVMVVSKFKDGDVDGVLQRANDTEFGLASGVFTRDINKAMYVSERLEAGTVFVNTYNKTDVASPFGGFKQSGFGKDLGEDALMEYLKTKAVTVEY
- the aldh1l2 gene encoding mitochondrial 10-formyltetrahydrofolate dehydrogenase isoform X1, coding for MTIRTGVEVVVWGGHGQKGPLEIHPLQCYQNKLKLAIIGQSLFGQEVYSNLRKQGHKVVGVFTVPDKDGKADPLAVAAEKDGTPVFKFPRWRVKGKPIPEVVEAYKAVGAELNVMPFCSQFIPMNIIDQPKHGSIIYHPSILPLHRGASAINWTLIHGDKKAGFTVFWADDGLDTGPILLQRDCDVEPNDTVDTLYNRFLFPEGIKAMVESVQLIADGKAPKVPQTEEGASYEGIQKKSNAKVNLAQPAEAIHNWIRGHDKVPGAWTVIDGQPVTLYGSSMLARSVPAGQPLDIEGASQPGIVTKNGLVLYGTDGKALMVKNLQFEDGKMIPASKYFSSGESSSVELTDDEKKMAEEIRNIWKGILSNVPAVEDTTDFFKSGAASMDVVRLVEEVKQKCAGIQLQNEDVYMATTFQDFIQMFVRKLRGEDQEEELVVDYTKKEVNNMTVKMPHQCFINGKFEDAENGKTYNTINPTDGSVICKVSYASVGDVDRAVAAAKEAYDNGPWGKMNPRDRGSLLYKIADLMEEHQEELATIESIDSGAVYTLALKTHVGMSIQTFRYFAGWCDKIQGKTIPINQARPNRNLTFTKKEPLGVCAIVIPWNYPLMMLAWKSAACLAAGNTLVLKPAQVTPLTALKFAELSVKAGIPKGVINILPGSGGMVGQRLSDHPDIRKLGFTGSTPIGKQIMKSCALSNLKKVSLELGGKSPLIIFSDCDMDKAVRMGMSSVFFNKGENCIAAGRLFVEESIHDEFISRVVEEIKKMKIGDPLDRSTDHGPQNHRAHLDKLLEYCEVGVKEGATLVYGGNQVDRPGFFMEPTVFTDVEDHMFIAKEESFGPVMVVSKFKDGDVDGVLQRANDTEFGLASGVFTRDINKAMYVSERLEAGTVFVNTYNKTDVASPFGGFKQSGFGKDLGEDALMEYLKTKAVTVEY